In Streptomyces sp. NBC_01381, a genomic segment contains:
- the rpe gene encoding ribulose-phosphate 3-epimerase — protein MAVQINPSILSADFARLAEEAKAVEGADWLHVDVMDNHFVPNLTLGVPVVESLARATDTPLDCHLMIEDPDRWAPQYVEAGAGSVTFHAEAAAAPVRLAREIRAKGARASMALKPATPIEPYEDLLPELDMLLIMTVEPGFGGQAFLDIMLPKIRRTRELISKHGLELWLQVDGGVSAATIERCADAGADVFVAGSAVYGAKDPAAAVRALRSQAADSTAAAAWACGH, from the coding sequence ATGGCCGTGCAGATCAACCCCAGCATCCTGTCCGCGGATTTCGCCCGTCTTGCCGAGGAGGCAAAGGCGGTCGAAGGTGCCGACTGGCTCCATGTCGACGTCATGGACAACCACTTCGTCCCTAACCTCACCCTTGGGGTGCCGGTCGTAGAGTCCTTGGCCCGTGCGACGGATACGCCGCTGGACTGCCATCTGATGATCGAGGACCCCGATCGCTGGGCTCCCCAGTACGTCGAAGCGGGCGCCGGATCCGTCACCTTTCACGCGGAGGCGGCTGCCGCGCCCGTCCGCCTGGCCCGTGAGATCCGCGCCAAGGGGGCCCGCGCCTCCATGGCGCTGAAGCCCGCGACGCCCATCGAGCCGTACGAGGACTTGCTCCCCGAGCTCGACATGCTGCTCATCATGACGGTCGAGCCCGGATTCGGCGGTCAGGCGTTCCTCGACATCATGCTGCCGAAGATTCGCCGGACCCGCGAGTTGATCAGCAAGCACGGCCTCGAACTCTGGCTCCAGGTGGACGGCGGCGTCTCGGCGGCGACCATCGAGCGCTGCGCCGACGCGGGAGCCGACGTCTTCGTCGCCGGTTCCGCCGTCTACGGCGCGAAGGACCCGGCAGCGGCGGTACGTGCATTGCGCAGCCAAGCGGCCGACTCGACCGCGGCGGCCGCATGGGCATGCGGCCACTGA